The genome window GTGGAGCTTAACTGTTCGTCCCTTTGAGTTGTAAAATCAAGGTATGAATTCATTACCTCAACAGCTGTATCGCAGACGACGATAACACCCAGTGATATTGAAGTTGTAATCGGGATCATCCACGTGGAGGTGTTATGTAGTTGCTCACCCTCGGTATTTTACGGTTTCGTTTTTGGTCTGATGTGTTGGTTGAGAAAATGATAATTCTCTGGTGAATATCAACCAAAGGTTTGTACGAGGGTTAACAGGACTTCTGTATTCTCAGGTGAAAGTTTGTTCGTGTGGAAGGCGAAGCGGATGCTTGTACAAGATGACAGggtggtgggggagggggatatcTATGTGGTGCTTGTTTTATGCATGAATGCAGATGATTAATCGCTGATTTTACTGCATGATTGAGGGGATTCAACAACTTCACGTGGGTTATGGTGACTAGGGATGTCAATATTGATTTTGGTCTTTCAAAGTATTTTCTCAGCCcatcgagaaaaatattccaaagaaaaatcgggagaaatattggaaatttagggtagaaaatattatggagTGTTTTAAAATCTTAACAATTAAATCAGATATTTTAGGCTTTTCATAgaaatcaggaaaaaaattgaggttcaatccaataaaattttcagtgcCTGCAATggcagaattttattttcttttcaggGGATTGTAATGTTCAGacttttatcatttattttttttaagggtaGAAACTATTTCTTGGCAACGGTTGAAATTCGcatcgtaaaaaaataatgtgttTCGTTTCTCTTCTGTGTTGATAACTTTCGAATTATGAGCATCTTCTGGGTCCAATACGACACTTCTACCCTCACAAACCAAAATTAACGATCATTAACAGCGTCCGAATGGCGTCAAGAAACATCAAAGATAAAATTATATGATCCATCCATCCCTCACCATTTTCCAAGATACTAGAGTCTCGTGATTCCCAGAATAAACCTTGACGACTGGAAATGACCTGGAAACGTTAAATAAATGTTTGCAATGCGTCCCCCAGGCGTTTCACAGCTGAAaggaattttatcaaaataaattcgACATCTATTTTCCATTCGTTTATTGACATTTAAGATTCATTATAATCTCAATTATTTCAGTTCAATAATTCGattctttatttcattttactcAACATTCAAATATacatagaaaattaaaatttcgttACAGTCCCATTGTCTTATGTCAATTTATTAATACTTGTTACGGGACGATTACGGTTATATTTATGGCTTCATTAATAGTGGATGATATCAATGATTAATCAGTTAAACATCCACATGTTAAGTGCTGAATTTATTGCAATCAATCTTTGGTAATATTCTGTAAATAAACTAACAAATGTACTTATGATTTTAACTATATACATTCGACGGAGAGAAATtgtctataaaaattctagtgcgAAAAAACCTTAATATCTCGGTTGTAAAAAAAACCCAATAATATCAACGTAAAACTTGGGGATTTGTGGCACAAATTTCAGGGGatataaaaacattttccacagaagttcgaaaaaaattaacgtttaagacaatgaaatttccattgcCAGAACTGGAATTGGTCTTGACGATTCCTTTTTCCTCTTCTCACATGTTAGTAccggttttttttaaatttctctccgtgtgcaGATGAACCTTAAATAACGATCCTCTAAgtgcattttttaaaaattaaatacaccGTATAGCCAGAAGGGCATAAGTACTGAAGATTCTTTTTGAAAGTCCAAAGGTTCCAaatttaacataaaaaaaaaatatttctgaatttttcccgCAATTCCTGACTGAtacaattataaaattgagTAAAAAGTTGTCCTCTAAGTGGGCGTAACTCCACACTCATACTTCTTTCTTAATATTAATCATAAATCTCGAAAGAGGCCAGTTTTGTGCTACTGGTCCATTTGGCCGTACTCTCTCCACATTTGAGTTATTTTAGAAATCTACGGGGTAATGAGAGAATATTCACTTTCTTCTCTGTAAtcgttaaataaattaaatgttgGGAAATAAGAGCCAACTCCGTATACTACGAGAACATGGAGCACGTGCTCAAACAAGTTTTATTATGAGCCAACAAAATCATCGAAAactgtaaataaaattattcaagcAGAACTTGTTAATGAGAAACATAATTATTCTGCTTGTAATACCAACCAAATATTTATCTCAAGTGGTagctaattaattaaatacggTCTTAATTACATACACTCCTTTGGCTATACAACGACTACGTCATCTTCAAAAATGGTATATTCTCCACAATTacgtcttttttttattctgacgtGAATTTACGTTTATTTTATACAATTCATTTcgttgggaattttttaatttataaaaaaaatcgtagttAAATGGCGGCAATTCTTCTAATAAATTCCTGAAGTCCATTTGTGTTCTGTAAactttgagaaattttttttttggcttttcGTCTACCCAGTACTCTCCAAATATCTAGATATGCATATACACAGGGCATCCTCAAGTCTCACTTGACGACGGAATGCCAATCTCGTTGAAGCGAGATTCCACCATTAAATAGGAGCCAAATTACCGGTGTTTCGTGTCTCGCATGTGCTGAGTCAATTCTAGAGTGGCTACTAAATGCAAATTCACTCAAATGCTGTACGTAACTGGCATTCCGTGGGAAGATGCGTCAGTTTGTGTAATGGTACTATTTTAGGTCATTttgatttaatgaaattgaaaaattgtggattaTTCAATTGTTGGATGAAATTTTCGTGTTGatgagatgattttttaatgggtTTCTGTCCACAAAGACAGGTCCAAGGAGGAGCATATGCTTTTGAAGAATTCATCACATGATTTTCCAAAGCTTTGACACCTCTTGTAAATCGATAAACTAGAATAGGTGCATTTATtgagatagatttttttttacaatcgtcgaaaatttaattctcattttcagTCAATTTTTCTATCACCTCAAGCATTGCATacatttcaaattcaatagttatcaaaattattgacaaGCACCTTGAACAATGTGaactaaaaatataattaggCCTACGAATTAGCAACATATATTCTTCtatataaattgataaattacatATGTAGCTATATATATTGTAAGTACCATTTAACAGCTACTAGACCTTTTATTGAGGTATCTAATATTTAATATACAAAATGAATCAgtcaatttataaattttttacctCGCAAATTATCTGCCCTTAAATACATCAGTGAGATTTTAGTggagaaaaggaaaattatgAGCTTCCGTAAATCATTTTGATCTTGTGTTCTCTTAGCAAGTAATTGGGTCTCGTGCaatgaagaatttcaattaaattggcGCCAGGATATCGTGGGATTTTATGAACCCGACGAAATCGTACCTGTTGCATCCGCCTATATACTGGTATCACGAAATGTGAACATATATTTATCAAGGGGTTGACCATTTCCAGAAAATGTCGTGATCAAGAGTTTAAACTTCTATGAGTTATCTTTAccctcaaaaaattaaaaaaaaatcattttttaatttcaataaactCTCAATTCCCAATTTGGCAGATACGCCACCTTCACTCGATATTACTAGTACAATCTCGTCCATTGAACATTGAAATCATTTAATCATTCAATCATAACATGTATGAGAGACTGTTATCTATTCAGATCGATAGAAACTCATCCATTCAGGCTTAGAATAAACATAGGGGAACACATGCGGGAAAATACACCTGTCCCTATTCCACCACCTGCCCACCCCCTCTGAATACATGAAAACTATCCAAAATTGCCTGCAGATTCTGTGGGAATATGACAGAAAGCCGAGACTCGaacaaacaaaataaaaaatccccccctccccaccatTTCGTGAATGATAGATAGACCCTTGTGACAATTATTCTATCATTAATTCATCTTTCCAGTTATTCCATTTGTTATATAttttcccctctccccctaTCGTTTATCCCTTCCTGAAATACGCCCTCCAATTCACCCCCGCATCAGGGGGTAGAAATTGAGATGACGTGTGGCCGCAGGGTGTGACAATGCTGTAGGATACTTCGTACATCTGGAGATTGTGATATTGACGGGGAGTGTTATCAGCTTGTCATTCAGAATGCCGTATCAATAATGGAAGTAATATTGTAGATATTTCACAATTTCATACTTATATTAGTATTATTATGATTTCTTTGAGGATAACATTGGAAACGACAGAAGTTATCATCGATGAAGACAATTAGTCCTCTTGAACGAACTTCTTAAAATAGTCTATGacgattaatttcaattatccaGATCTGATTGCATCTGTTACATTATTCATGTAGATCATAGATCGGATAGATCTTGGAAGCGAATATTTTTCGAAACACGAAACACCCGGAATGGGAAAGGGCATACAAAGATAGACGTTCACCCCGAAAAACCTAGATTTTTCACAATTGAACTAGTTCTTTGTTCGTTTTAACATTTTGACATTTTCCTCATCACCAATGAATTCTCAATAAATaacgaaatatatatttcgtGATATGCTCTAAACTTGTGTCAACAATGTTCCCTGATTTCCATTCTTGACACTCTCCTTCTCCTTATTATCACTGGTAATGGTAATATTTGATCTTGATGTCATGGTGATGGTAGTGGTGGATGTTTTACTAATCAAAagtcctctctctccctcctcaTCTTCAATTTCACCTCTGGATGTACCCGAGGTAACAATTTTATTGGACTGAAGTCTCTCAGCACTGGCTTTagctttttttggaaaaacacTGTTCTCAATGTGAAGTGTTGCATTGACATCCTTACCAGCTGCACAGGTGCAAGCTTTGAGAAAGCTCTTCTTAAAATTATCACTGAGAAAGGCATACAATATTGGATTCATAGCACTGTTGGAGTAGCTGAGGAATCCAGCAAGAAGAAAAGCTGTGATACCAATTCTCGATTGACACTGCTTTGGGGGTGTGTAAATAAGGGCAACCTGGGTAATCCAGTATGGTAGCCAACATAGAACATAAACAGTTATGACAGTCAACACCAATTTTGTCACCTTTCTGTGGGATCGTTTCTTCTCCTTCGATTTATTCTTCGGTCCAACTGTCTGCAGTTTTCTGATAACCAAGAAGTAGAAGATCAATATGAGGGTGAGGGGTATGGCAAATCCCATAACAAATGAATACAGAGTAAACATTGTCTGTCCACCATGATCATCCGGCCAAAATATATTACAGCTCATTCCATTCTGACTTTCTCCTGTATTTGCGTACAGAAATACTGGCACCATGAACAATGCTGATGTACCCCATGCACTCAACGATACaattttggatataaatgGGGTTCGCATTTTCGGTGATGATATTGGATGGCAAACGGCTATGTAACGATCAGCTGACATTATAAATAAGAATATGCTGCTTGTAAATTGATTTATCGATGTTGTTGTCATGTACGCTTTGCACATTATTTTACCAAATGGCCAGTAACCCAGGCTCATTGTTGTCACTAAAAATGGTATTCCAATCAGAAAGCATTCATCTGCTATTGCCAAATTCACTATATACATGTTCGTGACAGTTTGCATCTTGGAGAAACGAAGGACAACGTAGATGACCAGTGTATTGCCAAGGAGTCCAACAATGCAGACGATTGAATACAGAACTTGATTGACAATTCCCACAATTGGTACTGTTGCACCGCAGGTATCATTGGTGATGTTGTGGTGGTCAAGGAAGGTTGATATATTGTCGAAATTCATGGTTCCTAGTGAGGCATTCCTTTGGATGATGGTAACCTGCAACAAGCGAATACACGATCATTGAAAGTTGTTTTTGTACGTGGTATTTCTGGGATATTTCATTTCTCTTTGTGTGGGGAATTGTCAATAGTTCATTGACACTTTATATCCTACCCAAAGGATCATAGTTACGACTACATGAACATCAGCGGTTTGTTTCTACTCCGATGATTTCTATCGCATGAGAAAATCACCGCAACCACCGTAAACTCTGAAATTCTGACTATAGGAGTTTGATAACCAACTTTTTAGTTTCATAGGAGCAATATTTTTGTCGTTATTCATAAAATGCTAAGTACTCGAGGGATGAAACTCTTGTGATAAGAAAGAAAGCTGTAAACCGAAAAGTATGGAAATGACTGGTTATTAAATTCAGGGAGAAAATGGATCATCTGAAAGTAGATGATCTACAAACTAGAATGGGCTTCTACCAGTGAACATCGAAAGCTAACCCATTTGTTGATTGATTTACTTTATCATCTGGATAATTCAAGTGCACTGACCGGTCGGAAAATGTTCCATTGTCATTGTCTGTCACTCCGATTGTGCCTGAGCTCCCTAGGAAAAAGGGGTGAGCCATAATTCCTTTTGTAAACTCGTGGTGTCTGTGGACATTTATGAGATTGTTGATTGGGACTTGTGTGGGTGCGAGATCGTCTGGACATCGTTATATCGATGATGTTTATAACATTAAGTTGTCCCAAGGGATTCTttcgaattttccaagtgtGTGAAGGTCCTATGTAGATATTTGCTTTTAGTTCTGTTGCTGGAGAGatggaaattattcaaaattgttCGGATGGAATTGGAATTTCTGTATTTAGATGGAATTGTCAGGGATAATAACGGTGATAGACGAAAATGTTTCCTGAAGCGGCGCCTTCCATTTTCCATGTTCTTCTCCTGTCGCCTTTGTTCGTGGCTTCCATTGAAATATGGAAAGCGTTCAGTGAAACGGAAGAATGTTAGTCTTCACGAAATGTgtaattttgttggaaaagtTGTCGTCTTTATTATTTGTGGGGATAATTGTTGGAGGGTATCGAAAATTATTGGTGATATGATATGCTGGAGGATAATGGGACCGAGTTGAGAGATTGAAAATTAGATGTGAACTTCTATTTTTCTATCCGTCGCGCATaacaaatcaaaatatttccccTAGTAATTAATTGCGATCCTCCTCTCCTGGAAAAATGGCAAATTTCACCAATTGCACCACCCCCTCTACCCCCATTAAATTCTACGTGTGGAAATAACAATCGATGAATCGCAAAAACTGGGTACAAGAATAATATATTCACCTCCTTTATTTTCCCCTTTTCACATGGTCATTGGAATTCCTGAGAGGCACAGAAAATAACGAGCTACATCTCCTGTTTGTTATTCCAACGGtggaaatagagaaaaaaaaagaagaaaatagacctagaaatttatttccccTTTTTTACCCCTAcctctcattttttactgtctcTACGCATCCTGAAAGATATTTACAGTACATCCAGGTATTTCATCCGTAAAATACGCAGCCGTTACCATCCACTCTTTCTCGTGACCGATGAAAACACCGAGGATATTTACCATCCCAAGGGACATTTGTATGCGTCACATTCCGGTTAAGCTCGAGGAGATGAGATGAATTTGCTTCAATTTCCGATAGCGGGAGGACGTAGCCAATATGAAATAGGAATGAATTTGGTTCAAATGGGTCCACCGATCACTTAATTCCTCTCTCCAATTTCACTCTTCACGCATTTTCCCATCTCATTGAAGTTCAAGttgcagaaaaaatttttggttttCCTTGTGGACCATAATAATGCGTTGAAGagatcgtatttttcccaCTAATACATCACCACGACTGATTGACCGAAGATATCGATAATATTGAACACGAGGCATCTCATCATATTCCATACTATTGCTTTCGCCGTGACTATATTGCCAATACCAGGAATAGAGCAGTCATAGAGTGTCAGATTCCAGGAACAATTTGATAAACTCTACGTGCAAATATAActgctccaatttttttttcccctccccctctcgctCACCGAGTGTTTGTTGAGGGAATATCGATGCCACCGACCGAATGAGTGACACATTGCTACCAGATTATTTATCAGGATGGTGCCATGCGTCTGTTTAATCCATTTCGTTGATTCACTCCATGAAACTCATTCGCTCGTGTCAATTCGCTGACGTGTGTACATCAAATTTTAGCACACGTacagaaattaaaaaagatTATATGTAATGTTTGGGTAATCCCTTCCAGTTCAGCTGGACTcgccaatttatttttccgatatttcgatgaattttcaGGCTACACCGCCGGCGAGATTTATTACCTACGTTTTTATTGACGTTGGGGTATTTATTGgggaggaaatatttttttttcccgccgGGGGAATTCAGGTGAAATAACTTTAACGAGTAAATTAAGCAGATTGGCTCGATGGGAAATTTCGTAATGTAGTATCGGAGATTTTTAGAcgtagttttattattattttattaaggtAGAACCCacgcactctcactaatggcgcctagGCCATTagcagctggcccactccgccacgtttggggaattcccCATAGACGGAAAATGGcaaacagggccccataacggtggTGGGAGAAGAAGCCCAGagggaggaatcgggggtgccaaGGGTATTTTTGTTAAGAGAAGTAGTTAGTATGTAGTAAGTAGTTGAGAGGGAGAGTACTGAGTAGAGAGCGCGTGTAGAGTTAGAATCGAAGAGTGACAGAAGTTTATTCGACGACGATTAGTTAGATTTAGACGTTTTCGTTTCAATTAATAAGTGTCGGAAAACCTTATAGTGTATAGTGTTTTTGTAAAACCTAGTGTTTCTtatgaataatataatttgctagaaatcaaactgtttttatctttttaaaaaagtatCCCCACATATTTTTGGGGGCTCGTCCGGGATACGAAAAAAAAGGTACAGCCATTCTAGTGAAAAAGTGCAGCAAAATGTCCGACTCTGAACGTGAACGAAAGAGGAAACAGCAGGAGGAGTCCCAGCGAGAACAAGAAGCCGCGATTTGTGAGACATTGGAGAAAATGAAGCTTCCTCAACTCAAAGAGGCGTTGAGCAAACGAAAGCTGAAAACAACTGGCAACAAGAGCGAGTTGCAGTTGCGATTGAGGACTGCGCTAATTTTCGATCGCGAACACGGTGCTTCAACTAGCAGAGTCGCCAAGGGTCTCTTAGACGATGTACGAGCTGACTTAGACGCTGAGGAAGACGACGAAGACGATGGACCCAGCAGCGAGAGTAGCGACGAGTCCGAGGAAGAAGCTAGACGAACTAGACGCAATAGACGGCACGAATCTCATAGACGACCTCGTAACTACAACCTCACATTTAAAGACGTGGAAGAGTCAATGGACTCATTCTCTGGAGACGATCACATCAGTGTTATCCGATGGATAAACGATTTCGAAGAAATGGCCGAAATGTGCGAATGGAATGACGTACAGAAAGTGACTTATGCCAAGCGGATGTTAAAAGGTCCAGCGAAGCTGTTCGTCAATTACGAGAAATTCAGGAAGTGGTCTAAACTAAAAAAAGGTCTGAAGGAAGAATTCGCAGAGATCATTGACAGCTATAAAATTCACCAGGAGTTGACTAAACGCAAAAAGAAGCCAGATGAATCGT of Diachasmimorpha longicaudata isolate KC_UGA_2023 chromosome 3, iyDiaLong2, whole genome shotgun sequence contains these proteins:
- the LOC135160012 gene encoding somatostatin receptor type 2 isoform X1, with the translated sequence MSLGMVTIIQRNASLGTMNFDNISTFLDHHNITNDTCGATVPIVGIVNQVLYSIVCIVGLLGNTLVIYVVLRFSKMQTVTNMYIVNLAIADECFLIGIPFLVTTMSLGYWPFGKIMCKAYMTTTSINQFTSSIFLFIMSADRYIAVCHPISSPKMRTPFISKIVSLSAWGTSALFMVPVFLYANTGESQNGMSCNIFWPDDHGGQTMFTLYSFVMGFAIPLTLILIFYFLVIRKLQTVGPKNKSKEKKRSHRKVTKLVLTVITVYVLCWLPYWITQVALIYTPPKQCQSRIGITAFLLAGFLSYSNSAMNPILYAFLSDNFKKSFLKACTCAAGKDVNATLHIENSVFPKKAKASAERLQSNKIVTSGTSRGEIEDEEGERGLLISKTSTTTITMTSRSNITITSDNKEKESVKNGNQGTLLTQV
- the LOC135160012 gene encoding somatostatin receptor type 2 isoform X2; its protein translation is MNFDNISTFLDHHNITNDTCGATVPIVGIVNQVLYSIVCIVGLLGNTLVIYVVLRFSKMQTVTNMYIVNLAIADECFLIGIPFLVTTMSLGYWPFGKIMCKAYMTTTSINQFTSSIFLFIMSADRYIAVCHPISSPKMRTPFISKIVSLSAWGTSALFMVPVFLYANTGESQNGMSCNIFWPDDHGGQTMFTLYSFVMGFAIPLTLILIFYFLVIRKLQTVGPKNKSKEKKRSHRKVTKLVLTVITVYVLCWLPYWITQVALIYTPPKQCQSRIGITAFLLAGFLSYSNSAMNPILYAFLSDNFKKSFLKACTCAAGKDVNATLHIENSVFPKKAKASAERLQSNKIVTSGTSRGEIEDEEGERGLLISKTSTTTITMTSRSNITITSDNKEKESVKNGNQGTLLTQV